A single region of the Lycium barbarum isolate Lr01 chromosome 2, ASM1917538v2, whole genome shotgun sequence genome encodes:
- the LOC132625955 gene encoding protein NEN1-like isoform X3, producing MEIMNIDGQHDAIVFFDVETTCPDPFRILYEFGSIYVCPRRLIELNNTSYKTLIRPDDLDILTDRSWKNLSEKGITREDLVSAPHFSKVADTIYHILHDRIWAGHNIEDFDCARIKEAFDGINKPAPEYRHLIDSQHLLTGWFGKRAGNMKQLDSLAAYFGSKKQVHRSLDDVRMNLEVVKHCGAVLFLESMCPEILPQTSWISPDEVSIYSTRLKVRFGIRKFDNANRRLTFVVDASSLLCEILDKCDVHAEQLYKDFGGNSEWLPVVHRVYQSIRLRLKARGETHIERHQNGSFTNQRVESSNFDSAELERLIIPGNFVDAYLSLDTFDYMEKAGIRLVADKLIIHH from the exons ATGGAGATCATGAACATAGATGGACAACATGATGCAATTGTGTTCTTTGACGTGGAGACGACGTGCCCAGATCCGTTTCGGATCCTATATGAATTCGGATCCATATATGTATGTCCAAGGAGGTTGATTGAGCTTAATAATACTAGTTATAAGACCCTGATCCGACCCGATGACTTGGATATATTAACGGATCGTTCTTGGAAAAATCTTTCAGAGAAAGGCATTACAAGAGAAGACTTAGTTTCTGCCCCTCACTTCTCTAAAGTTGCTGACACTATCTACCATATCCTCCATG ATCGAATATGGGCTGGACATAATATTGAGGACTTTGATTGTGCTCGAATTAAAGAGGCGTTTGATGGAATTAATAAGCCAGCACCAGAATATAGGCACTTGATTGATTCACAACATTTGTTAACGGGCTGGTTTGGAAAGAGAGCTGGTAACATGAAG CAGTTGGATAGTCTTGCAGCTTATTTTGGATCTAAAAAGCAAGTGCATAG GAGTTTGGATGATGTCCGGATGAATCTTGAAGTTGTCAAGCACTGTGGAGCTGTTTTATTCTTG GAGTCTATGTGTCCCGAGATTCTTCCTCAAACTTCATGGATTTCACCCGATGAAGTTTCTATATATTCTAC TCGCCTCAAAGTGCGATTTGGAATCAGGAAGTTCGATAATGCTAATCGTCGACTCACTTTCGTGGTGGATGCCTCTTCGCTTCTATGTGAAATTCTTGACAAATGTGATGTTCATGCGGAGCAGTTGTACAAGGATTTTGGTGGTAACTCGGAATGGTTGCCTGTTGTTCACAGAGTTTATCAAAGCATTCGATTGCG CTTGAAGGCTAGAGGGGAAACACATATAGAGAGACATCAAAATGGATCTTTCACCAACCAAAGAGTTGAGTCCAGTAACTTTGACTCTGCAGAATTAGAGAGATTGATCATTCCTGGGAACTTTGTGGATGCATATCTCTCTTTGGACACCTTTGATTATATGGAGAAAGCAGGAATCCGCTTAGTGGCTGATAAGTTGATTATACATCACTAG
- the LOC132625955 gene encoding protein NEN1-like isoform X1, with translation MEIMNIDGQHDAIVFFDVETTCPDPFRILYEFGSIYVCPRRLIELNNTSYKTLIRPDDLDILTDRSWKNLSEKGITREDLVSAPHFSKVADTIYHILHDRIWAGHNIEDFDCARIKEAFDGINKPAPEYRHLIDSQHLLTGWFGKRAGNMKQLDSLAAYFGSKKQVHRSLDDVRMNLEVVKHCGAVLFLESMCPEILPQTSWISPDEVSIYSTYAIPASFYDGNPKIRIMHHDIDLKLHCSRLKVRFGIRKFDNANRRLTFVVDASSLLCEILDKCDVHAEQLYKDFGGNSEWLPVVHRVYQSIRLRLKARGETHIERHQNGSFTNQRVESSNFDSAELERLIIPGNFVDAYLSLDTFDYMEKAGIRLVADKLIIHH, from the exons ATGGAGATCATGAACATAGATGGACAACATGATGCAATTGTGTTCTTTGACGTGGAGACGACGTGCCCAGATCCGTTTCGGATCCTATATGAATTCGGATCCATATATGTATGTCCAAGGAGGTTGATTGAGCTTAATAATACTAGTTATAAGACCCTGATCCGACCCGATGACTTGGATATATTAACGGATCGTTCTTGGAAAAATCTTTCAGAGAAAGGCATTACAAGAGAAGACTTAGTTTCTGCCCCTCACTTCTCTAAAGTTGCTGACACTATCTACCATATCCTCCATG ATCGAATATGGGCTGGACATAATATTGAGGACTTTGATTGTGCTCGAATTAAAGAGGCGTTTGATGGAATTAATAAGCCAGCACCAGAATATAGGCACTTGATTGATTCACAACATTTGTTAACGGGCTGGTTTGGAAAGAGAGCTGGTAACATGAAG CAGTTGGATAGTCTTGCAGCTTATTTTGGATCTAAAAAGCAAGTGCATAG GAGTTTGGATGATGTCCGGATGAATCTTGAAGTTGTCAAGCACTGTGGAGCTGTTTTATTCTTG GAGTCTATGTGTCCCGAGATTCTTCCTCAAACTTCATGGATTTCACCCGATGAAGTTTCTATATATTCTACGTACGCCATCCCTGCCTCCTTTTACGATGGAAACCCGAAAATACGTATTATGCACCACGACATTGATTTGAAGTTGCATTGCAGTCGCCTCAAAGTGCGATTTGGAATCAGGAAGTTCGATAATGCTAATCGTCGACTCACTTTCGTGGTGGATGCCTCTTCGCTTCTATGTGAAATTCTTGACAAATGTGATGTTCATGCGGAGCAGTTGTACAAGGATTTTGGTGGTAACTCGGAATGGTTGCCTGTTGTTCACAGAGTTTATCAAAGCATTCGATTGCG CTTGAAGGCTAGAGGGGAAACACATATAGAGAGACATCAAAATGGATCTTTCACCAACCAAAGAGTTGAGTCCAGTAACTTTGACTCTGCAGAATTAGAGAGATTGATCATTCCTGGGAACTTTGTGGATGCATATCTCTCTTTGGACACCTTTGATTATATGGAGAAAGCAGGAATCCGCTTAGTGGCTGATAAGTTGATTATACATCACTAG
- the LOC132625955 gene encoding protein NEN1-like isoform X2, with product MEIMNIDGQHDAIVFFDVETTCPDPFRILYEFGSIYVCPRRLIELNNTSYKTLIRPDDLDILTDRSWKNLSEKGITREDLVSAPHFSKVADTIYHILHDRIWAGHNIEDFDCARIKEAFDGINKPAPEYRHLIDSQHLLTGWFGKRAGNMKLDSLAAYFGSKKQVHRSLDDVRMNLEVVKHCGAVLFLESMCPEILPQTSWISPDEVSIYSTYAIPASFYDGNPKIRIMHHDIDLKLHCSRLKVRFGIRKFDNANRRLTFVVDASSLLCEILDKCDVHAEQLYKDFGGNSEWLPVVHRVYQSIRLRLKARGETHIERHQNGSFTNQRVESSNFDSAELERLIIPGNFVDAYLSLDTFDYMEKAGIRLVADKLIIHH from the exons ATGGAGATCATGAACATAGATGGACAACATGATGCAATTGTGTTCTTTGACGTGGAGACGACGTGCCCAGATCCGTTTCGGATCCTATATGAATTCGGATCCATATATGTATGTCCAAGGAGGTTGATTGAGCTTAATAATACTAGTTATAAGACCCTGATCCGACCCGATGACTTGGATATATTAACGGATCGTTCTTGGAAAAATCTTTCAGAGAAAGGCATTACAAGAGAAGACTTAGTTTCTGCCCCTCACTTCTCTAAAGTTGCTGACACTATCTACCATATCCTCCATG ATCGAATATGGGCTGGACATAATATTGAGGACTTTGATTGTGCTCGAATTAAAGAGGCGTTTGATGGAATTAATAAGCCAGCACCAGAATATAGGCACTTGATTGATTCACAACATTTGTTAACGGGCTGGTTTGGAAAGAGAGCTGGTAACATGAAG TTGGATAGTCTTGCAGCTTATTTTGGATCTAAAAAGCAAGTGCATAG GAGTTTGGATGATGTCCGGATGAATCTTGAAGTTGTCAAGCACTGTGGAGCTGTTTTATTCTTG GAGTCTATGTGTCCCGAGATTCTTCCTCAAACTTCATGGATTTCACCCGATGAAGTTTCTATATATTCTACGTACGCCATCCCTGCCTCCTTTTACGATGGAAACCCGAAAATACGTATTATGCACCACGACATTGATTTGAAGTTGCATTGCAGTCGCCTCAAAGTGCGATTTGGAATCAGGAAGTTCGATAATGCTAATCGTCGACTCACTTTCGTGGTGGATGCCTCTTCGCTTCTATGTGAAATTCTTGACAAATGTGATGTTCATGCGGAGCAGTTGTACAAGGATTTTGGTGGTAACTCGGAATGGTTGCCTGTTGTTCACAGAGTTTATCAAAGCATTCGATTGCG CTTGAAGGCTAGAGGGGAAACACATATAGAGAGACATCAAAATGGATCTTTCACCAACCAAAGAGTTGAGTCCAGTAACTTTGACTCTGCAGAATTAGAGAGATTGATCATTCCTGGGAACTTTGTGGATGCATATCTCTCTTTGGACACCTTTGATTATATGGAGAAAGCAGGAATCCGCTTAGTGGCTGATAAGTTGATTATACATCACTAG